TGAAATGATTATATCCGCGTAAAACGCTTCCAGTTAGGAGTTAAGATTTAGAGCGTCGTTCCGAAATGAATTTGGAGAGTTCTTCTCTAAAGGAGAACTTCTTCTTGCCCATCAAATATCGAAATGCGCTTACGATTACATCCGGTCTAGGAGGATCCCCCCCGATAAATAGGTCCGGTTCTTTTGGTAATTTTCCTCTTTGGAATAATCCACCGGAAACCGCTTCGGTTCCGCAGGCAATCAGAGCCTTCGGTCCCGGGGTTGTGTCCCAGGCTACTTGCAGGGGAATTTCCATATTGGGTCCGACCGGCCCTGCAAAGACAACTGCGTCCGAATGTTTGGGAGAAGCTACCACTCTTACCATACTTGCTTCGCTGTCAAAAACGGCATTAAAGCTAGCGTTGATCTCCGCTTCCGTTGCATTATTTCCACTTGCTGCCACTTCTCTGTATTGGAAGCCAGTGTTTTTAGTGATCTTACGAAATTGTTTTACGTTTTCGGAAACTTCTTCCTCGTAAGTTGCCGGAATGCCATCTATATAACGTACTTTTAATGCTTCTCTGTCTACTGAATATACGTGGACAAATCCAGAGTTTTCTAATTGTCCGGAAGAGGCTTCTACACAATGACCGCACTGTAAACAGGCACCGTAATCGAATATTACTTCCTTGGAAGACGATACTTTTAATCCTCCGGTGGGACAAACCTTCTCTATAGATTTGTCCAGATGAAATCCTTTTTTAGAAGAAGGTACTGGGATACCTCTCGCATTCGGATTGGTCGGCCCCATCTTTTCAAAATTTAGATTTTTTGCCGGACGGAATATATTGATGATTTCCTGGATTTGTTTCATAGATCCA
This genomic window from Leptospira neocaledonica contains:
- a CDS encoding hydrogenase-4 subunit G, which encodes MKQIQEIINIFRPAKNLNFEKMGPTNPNARGIPVPSSKKGFHLDKSIEKVCPTGGLKVSSSKEVIFDYGACLQCGHCVEASSGQLENSGFVHVYSVDREALKVRYIDGIPATYEEEVSENVKQFRKITKNTGFQYREVAASGNNATEAEINASFNAVFDSEASMVRVVASPKHSDAVVFAGPVGPNMEIPLQVAWDTTPGPKALIACGTEAVSGGLFQRGKLPKEPDLFIGGDPPRPDVIVSAFRYLMGKKKFSFREELSKFISERRSKS